The uncultured Cohaesibacter sp. genome segment GAGCATCAAATGCCATCACTCTGACAGCGCAAAGCGCAACAATCTATATGTGTCTCGATTTACAGCAAATCGACGCGCGATTCCCTGCCCGTCAGAAGGAACATTGATTCATCCCAAAACGCCCAAAAAAACGCCAATCTTTCCTCACAAATGTTGGCCTTTCGGACGCCTGACAGGCTCATTTTTCTCTTTTGGTCCGATAGGGAAACCCAAATCCCGGTGTTATACTTTTGTTCGAAGCAAGACCATCGATCCGTTTCAGGGATGAGGAACCGGGTATGTCCAGTTTTGAAGCGCTCTATCAGGCTAAGCTGACCACGCCGACCAAAGCAGTGGAAGCCATCAAAGACCATATGAATCTAATCATGGGATCAGGTGCCGGTCAGCCTCTGGCCTTGATGAAGGCTGTCGGTGAACGTGCGCGCACTGGAGCTTTTGCCCGTCTCAATGTCTACTATCTGCATGGCCATGACGAGCATTTGAATACGATCTTCACGGAAGATACGATTCCTTTCGTCAAGCCTCATCCGCTGTTCATGTCCCGCTCCGATCGTGAGTTGGCCCGCCGGGGCCATGAGAAAGGCGAGGAATGGGTTCATTTCGTTCCTTGCATGTTCCATCAGGCAGGACGCCTGCTGACCGAACATGTGCGACCTGACGTGCATATCGTGACCGTGTCGCCAATGGATAAGTCTGGTCACTTCTCCCTTGGCACCAACCCCGATGTGTCGGTCAGTGTAATCCGCAAGGCCAGACATGTGATTGTTGAAGTCAATCCGCAAATGCCGCGGACATTTGGCGAATGTTTGGTCCATGTCAATGACGTGGACCAAGTGGTCGAATATGACCATCCCCTGATGGAATATGAGGTGGAAAGCGGCTCCCAAGTGGATGAAACGATCGGCAAACTGATTGCCGAACAAATTCAGGATGGCGCGACAATCCAGATGGGAATTGGCGCGGTTCCGGACGCGGCCATGCGGTTCCTTGGTGACAAGAATGATCTCGGCCTGCATTCGGAACTTTTCTCGCCCGCCATGGCAAGCTTGATCAAGCAAGGCATCATCAATGGACGCAAGAAGACCTTCCTGCCACACAAACATGTCTACACGCTGGCTTTGGGCAATCGCGAGATGTTCGACTTCATGGATGATAACCCGTCCATTGTTGGCTATCCGGCGTCCTTTACCAACAGCCCGAAAAACATTCGCCAGAATAAAGGCATGATTTCGGTGAATGCGGCCATCGAGATGGATCTGAGCGGTCAGATCAATTCGGAAATGGTTGGCGGCTTGCAGTTTTCCGGCACGGGCGGTCAGCTCGACTTCTTGCGCGGTGCCTATGCATCGGAGGGCGGCAAGTCGTTCCTCGCTCTGCATTCCACGGCGAAGGATGACAGGGTGTCGCGGATCGTGCCGAAACTGGAGAATTGCGCAGTGACGGGACCGCGCATGGAAGTAATGAATGTGGTGACTGAATATGGTGTCGCCGAATTGAAGGGCAAATGCATGCAGCGGCGGGCCGCCGCTCTGATTGAGATTGCCCATCCGAAATTCCGCGAGGACCTGCGCGCAGCGGCTCGCAAATCGAACCTGCTTTAGGATCAAAGAAAACTCATGTCGGTGACAGTGACAGCAACAGCGCATGCGCAGTTTGCAAGGATCAATGAGAGACACGCCGGACTGCCGATCGGGCATGACCATGGTGCGGTCCTCGCCTTGATCAATCGCACCGACCAATCAATCGGGGCAGCTTTTATCGAGGCTGCCCCTCACCTGTCCCACTCGAACGCAAGAAACACTGCTCAAGAGATCAGACTTTCACTTCAAACTATCAAATTTGCTTTGGGAACTTTCCTCTGCTCGATCACGCATATCGGGAACCAAGCACTGGAAATGACCCTCGAATTCGTTGCTCGACCAAGAGCAACAGCTTAACAGGAGAAAAAGACGAATGGGTATGTATGGAACACTGGAAGAACGCATCCGCTGTCCGTTCCTAATGAACAAGGTCAAGAAGGTCGAGGAAGTCCTCCCGATGTTCAAAGACGGCATGAACCTTGGCTGGTCCGGCTTTACCCCAGCCGGTTACCCTAAAGCGATTCCTATTGCTCTTGCTGACCATGTTGAAGAAAACAATCTTCAGGGCAAACTGCGCTTCAACCTGTTTATCGGTGCATCTGTTGGTGCAGAGACCGAAGACCGTTGGGCAAGCCTCGACATGATCGACCGTCGCTGGCCTTACCAGACCGGTAAAAACATCGCCAAGGCCATCAACGAAGGCCGCATCCGGATGGGTGACAAACACTTGTCCCTGTTCGCGCAGGATCTGGCCTATGGTTACTACACCAAGGACACCCAGTCCGGTAAACTTGATCTGGCGATCATCGAAGTGTCTGGCATCACCGAAGATGGTGGCCTCATTCCTTCCGCTTCGGTTGGTGTGATCCCTGAAATCGTACAGACCTGCGAAAACATCATCATCGAAGTCAACACTGCGATGCCTAGCTTTGAAGGTATGCATGACGTGATGGTTCTGCATGCGCCTCCACATCGTGAAATCATCGGCATCACCAAAGCTGACAGCCGCATCGGCTCCACCTACGTGCCTTGCGATCCTTCCAAGATCGTTGCAATCGTAGAGTCTGAATATACCGACAAGGGCCGTGCGCTCGGCGGAGCTGACGACAATTCAGTCGCTATTGCCAACCATCTGCTCGACTTCTTCGGTGCTGAAGTGAAAGCTGGCCGTCTGCCTGGCAACCTGCTGCCTCTGCAGTCCGGTGTGGGCTCCATTGCCAACGCTGTTGTGTCTGGTCTGGCCAATGGTCCTTTCTATGATCTGTCGGTTTATACCGAGGTTCTTCAGGACGGTATGCTGGATCTGTTCGACTCCGGACGTCTGCAACGTGCATCTGCCTGCTCGCTTTCCCTTTCGGAAAAAGAAGGCATGCCACGCTTCATTAAAAACCGTGAGATGTATCAGGACAAAATCGTTCTGCGTCCATTGTCGATCTCCAACAACCCTGAGGTTGCTCGTCGTCTCGGCGTTATCGCCATGAACACGCCGATTGAAATCGACATGTATGGCCACGCAAACTCGACCCTGATCAACGGTACCCGTATCGTCAATGGTATCGGTGGTTCGGGCGACTTCCTGCGCTCTGGCTTCCTGAAGATCATGCATACCCCATCCAGCCGTCCAACCAAAACCGATCCGACCGGTATCAGCTGCATCGTGCCGCACGCTCAGCATATTGACCATACCGAACACGATCTGGACATCGTTGTAACCGAACAGGGTCTGGCTGACCTTCGTGGTCTGTCTCCTCGTGACCGTGCACATGCCATCATCAACAATTGTGCGCATCCGGACTACAAAGACATCCTGAACGAATATTTCAACAAGGCTGAAAAAGACTGCCTGTCTCGCGGCGTTGGCCACGAGCCACAGCTTTGGGATTGCGTCTTCAAAATGCAGCTGAACAATGCCCTGAACGGCACCATGAAGATCAACAACTGGGACGTTAAACTCGACCTTCTCTAATCGAGATCTTTCCCGGTGATGAGCCTCAAATGGCTCATCATTTCAGCATCTATCAAGGGCGGGTACTTCGGGATCTGCCCTTTTTTTGTTTAAAGTGATGCTCAATCCCACTTTAAGACGGTGCAAAAAAGTGAGTCCGATCAGGGGGATGGCGGCCACTTTAAACAGTTTGATTCCGGCAGTTAAGAGAATGATTCCGCGTCTTCATCTGTTGATTCAACTGGCTGAGACTTTGATTCAGTTGCTTGAGAAACTGATTCAGACACCCAGGAAAACGGGCCCGCTGACTTCCTTTGCCGAGTGTGCGCTTTTGTCTCTTGTGGCGATGCTTCAGGTATTATATTTTAATATTCGAATATTAGTTATTTCTAATTTTATATGGCATTTGTCGTCAATGCTGGCTGACAATGATCGCTGCAATCGGAGGAGATTTGCATGGCCTTTCGTCGTGATCTCAAGGACAGTTATAGCCCCCTGCTCTTTCTCGCCTCGCTCGGTTCTGGTGGGGCTTTGGTTTCGGTTTTCATGTTCCTGATGTTCATGGTGCCGCATAAGGGGCGACCATTGGCAACCTATCAGGACTGGATGACGGCCTTCCTGTCCGATCAGATCGCCTACAAAATCATGATCCCGATTGCGCTTATCGGCATTGCCTATTTCGCCTATCTGCATGTGCGGACGCTTGTCTGGAATATTTCCGAGTTCCGCACCTTTCGTGCCAGCCCGGCCTATGAGGCGTTCGTTGCGTCAAACAACGGCATTCAATTGATGGCGATCCCGCTGACCCTGGCCATGACACTCAATGGTGGCTTCATTGTCGGAGCGGTCTTTGTGCCGGGTCTTTGGAGCCTGTCCGAATATCTCTTCCCGGCGGCACTGGTCGGCTTTGGCGTGATCGGTTTTTACACCATGAAGATCTTTTCCCGCTTCATGGTCAATGCATTGGTGCACGGGCATTTTGATTGCGAGCAAAACAACAGTCTGGCACAGATGCTGTCGGTCTTCGCCATGTCGATGGTCGGGGTTGGATTTTCGTCAGCTGCCGCCATGAGCCACGTTAAAGAGACAGCTACCATCGGCTATATCGGCGCCAATCTGTTCTTTGCTGCGGCAATTGTCTTTGGTGTGATCAAGCTGATCCTTGGTTTCCGCTCGATGATGCAGAACGGGATCAATCAGGAAACCACACCGACCCTCTGGATCGTCATACCGATACTCACTGTCATCGGTATCGGCTTGTTCCGTCTCACCAAGGGACTTGAGCATAATTTCGGTGCAGAGGCTGACCCGGCAGGCATCTTTGCGCTGCTGACCGCACTGATCTCAACACAGGCGGTGTTTGGTATGATTGGCTATGCCATCATGAAGCAGGTCGGCTATTTCGAACGGTTCGTTTCCGGACCGGAGAAATCGCCCGGCTCGCTGGCCCTGATCTGCCCGGGCATCGCTGCAGTGGTGATGGCCAACTTCTTCATCAATTGGGGACTGGTGGGTGTCGGTATCATCGACAAGTTCTCGATTGCCTATTTCCTTCTCTATGTCCCGGTCGTGTGGCTACAGATCAAGACTTTTCTGGTGTTGTTCCGCCTGACAAGCAAACTGCTGCATGCGGACAAGTCGCTTTCCAAACCCACGCCTGCTCCGGCGGAGTGACCTTCTCCCTCTCGGTCTGATAAGCCTAACAGCCTGCCCCCCGTGATGCTCTGGCATTGCGGGGACTTTTTTGCGCGCCATCGCATCCCGGCATGGTGAACAAAGTCTTGCGCGAAAGAAGTAAATGGCTCGCTTGGCTTTATGTCACATTAAGGCTGGGCGGCAGAAGTGGTTGATAGTCTTCTTTTCTTTTCCCTCTTGAGGTATCGCTTCATCCGGGTGCATCCGGGCATCATCCTTAACAAAGGCTTTCATAGATAGATTAACGCCCGAGAATGCATCGGCTTTACAGGGCTTTGAAAAGGCGCGATTGACACCCAGTTTCGCCGCCCTCCCTTGATGGCCGTCTTTTCTGCTCTCACGGTTAAGAGAAATTAAAAGATTGGTTCCAAAAGCCCAATAGTTTCAAAGCTCTTATTTAAAACCGGCACCTACGATCAACCCTCTGTATCCAAGGAGGGTGATTTTGTTTCGGCTGCATTCACATCGAAACCAATTGCGCATTGTGCAAGCGATTCCGCTCGTTGCTGGCCTGATGTTTGGCGCTAGCGATGCTGCGGCCATCGGGGCGACGGATGTGTCCCTATCCGGGCTTGGCATGCGCGTTGTGGATCGCACCAGCCCGCCTGCGGGGCATGTTTACTATTGCGCCAGAGAGCCCAGGGCCTGCGCCCGCCATGGTCAAGGGGCTGTCATTCTGACCCAGTCCAGCTGGAAGCAGCTTGTCAGCATCAATAGCAACGTCAATCACAACATCAAACCCAAGGCTGATGGCCGCATTGATGAATGGTCGGTCTATGTGTCTGCTGGTGATTGTGAAGATTATGCCCTGACCAAACAGAGGGAACTGCTTAGCCATGGTTGGCCATCTGATGCGCTGCTGGTGACCACAGCTTATCTGCCAGACGGCACCTATCATGCTGTGTTGGTGGTGCGGACGGATCGCGGAGAATTTGTACTCGACAATCTCAACCCGCTGATCCTGCCATGGCAAAAGGTTAAATATCGCTGGAACAAACGTCAGGCGGTGGGCAATCCGCACATATGGCAAACCATCGCCGGTGCGCCCAAGCCACGCGACGGACAATCGGTCGCTCGTTTGAGACCGGCCTTTGAGAATTAGCCCTATCGATGCCTGAGGATCAGGCTGGGCCGAAAAGTTTGTGGTGCCAAGCATCACTGCCTCCCACTCCCGGAGGATGAAGACAGACCGTGCGGGGCGCGGTGTCTGGAATATGGACCTTTGGCAAACCAAGCGGAGGAGCCGACAGGATGTCAGGCCATATTCAGGGAGACCAATTGATCTTGAGCCGGACGGTTTTACTCACACGCTGTCCCAACTGCCTCCGAAGCCGCCCGCTTCGGAGGCTTTTCTTGTTGCTGCGCATTTGCAAGCCGTGCGGGAAGCCTTATGAAGGGCAAGATCACTGATCCGAATCGTGGATGGATAAAGGCAATGACGGCGCATCGCAAAAATAAAGTGGCCATCATCGGGGCAGGCACGGCTGGCCTGATGGCGGCAGACAGGCTGTCGCTTGCGCGGCCAGATCTTGCCATCACCCTTTATGACGCAATGCCCAGTCCGGCGCGTAAAATCCTGATGGCGGGCAAGAGCGGACTGAATATTTCTCATCAGGAAGGGATTGATGCGCCGGAGCGCTTCCTTGCCCGTTATGGCGAGGCTGCCGCCTTCATGGCGCCGCTTCTGGCCCATTTTGGCCCAACTCAATTGGTCGATTGGATGAAGGGGCTGGAGCAAGACCTGTTTGTTGGCTCATCTGGACGGCTCTTTCCCACTTGTATGAAAGCCTCCCCCTTGCTGCGGGCGCTTCTGGGACGCCTTGACGGGCGCGGTGTGACGCTTCAATCACGGCATCGCTGGCTGGGTTGGGATGAGGAGAGCGCCCTCCTGTTTTCAACGCCGGAAGGTTCACACAGCGTCCATGCAGATGCCGTGTTGCTGTCACTGGGAGGGCCAAGCTGGCCCCGGCTCGGGACAGATGGGAGCTTTGTTGAAGCCCTCAGGGCGCGCGGCCTTGCGATCCGTCCTTACCGTCCGGCCAATTGTGGCTTTGATGTTGAATGGCCGGAGGCTTTTTCTGCCCAATGGGCGGGCCAGCCAGTCAAATCCGTGCGGCTTTCCTTTGGCGATCAGAATGTTGCGGGTGACTTCATTATTACGCGCCATGGCATTGAAGGCGGACCGGTCTATGGCCTTAGTGCTCCCTTGCGCAATGCAATCGAACGGGACGGTCAGGCACTCCTGTCCATTGATCTGCGTCCCCAGCTAAGTGTGGACCAGCTTGCTGCCAAATTGTCCCGACCAAGGGGCAAGCAGTCGCTGTCGAACCATTTGCGCAAAACAATCCGTTTGCAAGGCTTGCAGGCATCTCTGGTCAAGCTGTTGACCGACCGCGAGACGATGCAGCATCCTGAACGGTTGGCCAAGTGCTTGAAGGCACTGCCTCTGTCGCTGGTTCGGCCCCGCCCATTGAGCGAGGCGATCAGTACCGCGGGGGGCGTTTCACTGGAGGCGCTTGATGAGCACTTGATGGCGCGAGCGCTGCCAGGGCTGTTTCTTGCCGGGGAAATGCTCGACTGGGAAGCGCCTACGGGTGGTTATTTGTTGACCGCATGTCTTTCGCAGGGGCTATGCGCGGCTGATGGCATCAGTGCCTATCTGTCCAGATAACAAACCCCGCGCCACAGACAAGCGGGACGGGGTATATATGAATTGTCTTTTTTGAAAAGTCGCGATCAGCTCAGGCTATCGCGTGCAAAGGCAATGTAAAGCTCACGCAGGCGTTTGCTGACCGGGCCGGGTTGACCATCACCAACTGGCTTGCCGTCAAACTTGGTCACTGGCATGACGAACATCGAGGCAGAAGTGATGAAAGCCTCAGAGGCTTCACTGACTTCCTCAGGCGTAAAGCTGCGCTCTACAACCGTGATGTCGGTTTCCTCAGCCAATGCCAGAACCGCCTTGCGGGTGATGCCATGCAGGATCTTGTTGGACAAAGCGCGGGTCACCAACACACCGTCTTTGGTGACGATATGGGCATTGTTTGAGGAACCTTCTGTCACATATCCATCCTCAACCATCCATGCGTCGTCGGCGCCCGCCTTCAGGGCTGCCATTTTCGCCATGGAAGCGGGCAGCAGGCCAACGGCCTTGATGTCGCGGCGCTGCCAACGGATATCAGGCACTGAGGCGACGCTGATGCCGGTCTTGGCGGCGGGATTGTCAATGACGGTGCGGGCTTGCGTGAACATGACCAAAGACGGTTTGGCCTCTTTGGGGAAGGCAAAGTCGCGATCGGCGGCACCACGGGTAACCTGCAGATAAAGTCCGCCTTCCTTCACATCGTTGCGGCGCAGCATTTCGTGCTGGGCGGCTTCCAGCTCTTCCATCGAGCAAGGAGCAGCCATCTCCAGCTCTTTGAGCGACCGCTCAAGACGCGCAAGATGGGCGCCATTATCCACCAGTTTGCCGTCAATGATCGTCGAGACTTCATACACGCCATCTGCAAACAGGAAGCCGCGATCAAAGACCGAAATCTTGGCGTCTTCTTCTGGCAGATATTCACCATTCACATAAACAATCCGGGACATGGAAAAGCCTTTCTTCGTAATGTTCGGAAAACGCGCCGGGACGTGCCCGCTTCTGAAGCGGAGAATCCGGGCTGCGCAGGAGGCAGGTTGATCTGGTTTGTACACAAGACCTGATTTTGCGGGCAGTTTATGTGGTGAGATGCTGCCTGACAATCGCCAGCGCCCGATTGGCGCACGCTTGGTGCACTTATACACGGCTTTGGATTGACAAATCTGACGGGGTGGGATTCCTGTCTCTGATATGCAAGAAAAGGCAATCACCCCTTTTGTTTTCCCTGTCATATCTATCAAATCATGCCATTTGCTCCTTCCAAACTGACCGCGATGCACCTCGCGATTGGCTCCATTTTCATCTCGCTGATTGTTCTGGCAATGAAATATGCGGCCTATCTGCTGACCCATTCCGTCGGTCTTTATTCCGACGCGCTGGAAACGGTGGTCAATCTCACCGCTGCCATCGGCGTGGTGATCGCAGTTTGGCTCAGTGCCAAACCGGCTGATGACAATCATCCGTTTGGTCATCACAAAGCGGAATATCTCTCCGCAGTGGCAGAAGGGGTTTTCATTGTGCTGGCGGCTCTGTCGATCTTTCGTGAGGCCTATGCAGGCATGATGCATCCCCGACAGCTCGATATTCATTGGCTCGGTCTGTCGCTCAATGCAGGTGCCGGTGTGGTCAATGGCCTCTGGGCGGCGGTGCTCGTTCGTCAGGGGCGACGCATGCGGTCCCCTGCCCTGATTGCTGATGGCAAGCATCTCTTCACCGACATCATCTCCTCCATTGGCGTGCTGGCTGGCGTTGGCATCGCAGCCCTGACGGGCCTTTATTGGCTTGATCCACTGCTTGCCTTTGCGGTTGGTCTCAGCATTCTGTGGGCTGGCTGGGGACTACTCAAGGGCTCGATGAGCGGCCTGATGGACGAGGCCATCGATGAAACGGAACAAGAGCAGGTCCGTACCATCATCATGGCCAATGCCGATGGGGCCATCGAAGCGCATGACTTAAAGACCCGCCATTCCGGGCAGGTCATTTTTGTCGAGTTCCATCTGGTCGTACCCGGTGCCATGTCGGTCGATGCCGCCCATGATATTTGCGACCGGATCGAGCAAGGCCTGATGGACAGTATGCCGCACGCCGATGTGATCATTCACATCGAGCCGGAAAACAAGGCGCATGCCCCCCATTCCGAAGGCAGCATGGTCTTCTGAGGAGCCCCCTGCCTGACTAGCGCCTGCCGCATGGTTAGGTGGACAAAGGGCGTGCTCCCTTCGAAGTGATTTACAGCGGCGACGATCTTCGCTAACCTCACCTTAACGTAACATGCAAAGTAATTAGGGGAATACGCATGAGCTTGCCAGCTCTTTTTGACACACTCACCCTGCCCGCTGTGGCGTCGCCGATGTTTATCATTTCCAATCCGGAGATGGTGATAGCCCAATGCAAGGCCGGGATTGTGGGGTCTTTTCCGGCGCTTAATGCCCGACCACAGGAAGCGCTGGGCCAGTGGCTGACGCAGATCGAGGAAGAGCTTGACCGCCATAATCAGGACAATCCGGACCATCCTGCTGCCCCCTATGCTGTCAATCAGATCGTCCATCGGTCCAATGATCGGCTGATGATGGATATGGAAACCTGTGTCAAACACAAGGTGCCGATTGTCATCACCTCGCTCGGCGCGGTGGAAGAGGTCAATCAGGCGGTCCATTCCTATGGCGGGTTGACGCTGCATGACATCATCAACAATCGCCACGCCAAGAAGGCCATTGAAAAGGGATCAAACGGCCTGATTGCAGTGGCAGCTGGTGCGGGTGGCCATGCAGGCACCCTGTCGCCGATGGCATTAATCGGTGAAATCCGTCAGTGGTTCGACGGCCCTCTGCTGTTGTCGGGCTCAATTTCGACCGGTTCGTCGATTCTGGCCGCCCAAGCAATGGGTGCAGATCTGGCCTATATCGGTTCGGCCTTCATTGCGTCCAGAGAAGCCAATGCAGAAGAGGCTTACAAAGAGATGATCGTCGAGTGCGGGGCAGATGACATCATCTATACCGACCGCTTCACCGGCGTGCATGGCAACTATCTCAAGCCGTCTCTGGTCGCCTCGGGCATCGACCCCAAAGAGGTCCTGAAGGAAGAGCGCAACAAAATGGATTTTGCCAAGGCGACAGCTGAAGGACCAAAGGCCTGGAAGTCCATTTGGGGCTCGGGCCAAGGGATCGGAACGGTCGAACGCGTAGAACCCGTGCAGGCAATTGTTGATCGGTTGAAGGTGGAATATACCGCAGCAAGGCAAAGAATACTGGATCTGGGTTAGCGCGGATACATAACCAATAGACCGGATGAACCGGTCAAGGGGAAGTATCTTTCATGCTTCCCTTTTCACGTTTTTTCAAACGTGCCTTGTTAGGTGAAACCGTGATCATTAGTCTTGATTTCACTTAACGCGACTCTTCCAATCACGAGGGATCTTTTCCATGACTGTCGCACTTTATGCTTCCCTGCTGGCCTTTTTGTTTATCGCCTTGTCGTTCAATGTCATTCGCAATCGCCTCAAAATGAAGGTTGCGTTGGGAGATGGAGGCAAGGACGCCATGCAGCAAGCCGTCAGAGCTCACGGCAATCTGGCGGAGTATGCGCCGTTGTTTCTTTTGCTGCTGGGATTGGCGGAATATCAGGGACTGCCAGCATGGGCCATTCATGTGCTAGGCACGGTATTTTTGCTTGGCCGTCTTTCCCATGCTTACGGCGTTGCCTTCCGCGAGCGCTACACCTTGACCAGTGTCGAAAATCTCGCTTTTCGGTCAAGAGGCATGATCCTGACCTTTGCCTGCATTTTCAGCTGCGCGGTTATCAC includes the following:
- a CDS encoding nitronate monooxygenase family protein translates to MSLPALFDTLTLPAVASPMFIISNPEMVIAQCKAGIVGSFPALNARPQEALGQWLTQIEEELDRHNQDNPDHPAAPYAVNQIVHRSNDRLMMDMETCVKHKVPIVITSLGAVEEVNQAVHSYGGLTLHDIINNRHAKKAIEKGSNGLIAVAAGAGGHAGTLSPMALIGEIRQWFDGPLLLSGSISTGSSILAAQAMGADLAYIGSAFIASREANAEEAYKEMIVECGADDIIYTDRFTGVHGNYLKPSLVASGIDPKEVLKEERNKMDFAKATAEGPKAWKSIWGSGQGIGTVERVEPVQAIVDRLKVEYTAARQRILDLG
- a CDS encoding acetyl-CoA hydrolase/transferase C-terminal domain-containing protein produces the protein MSSFEALYQAKLTTPTKAVEAIKDHMNLIMGSGAGQPLALMKAVGERARTGAFARLNVYYLHGHDEHLNTIFTEDTIPFVKPHPLFMSRSDRELARRGHEKGEEWVHFVPCMFHQAGRLLTEHVRPDVHIVTVSPMDKSGHFSLGTNPDVSVSVIRKARHVIVEVNPQMPRTFGECLVHVNDVDQVVEYDHPLMEYEVESGSQVDETIGKLIAEQIQDGATIQMGIGAVPDAAMRFLGDKNDLGLHSELFSPAMASLIKQGIINGRKKTFLPHKHVYTLALGNREMFDFMDDNPSIVGYPASFTNSPKNIRQNKGMISVNAAIEMDLSGQINSEMVGGLQFSGTGGQLDFLRGAYASEGGKSFLALHSTAKDDRVSRIVPKLENCAVTGPRMEVMNVVTEYGVAELKGKCMQRRAAALIEIAHPKFREDLRAAARKSNLL
- a CDS encoding MAPEG family protein, coding for MTVALYASLLAFLFIALSFNVIRNRLKMKVALGDGGKDAMQQAVRAHGNLAEYAPLFLLLLGLAEYQGLPAWAIHVLGTVFLLGRLSHAYGVAFRERYTLTSVENLAFRSRGMILTFACIFSCAVITLVQYILATLG
- a CDS encoding transglutaminase-like cysteine peptidase; translated protein: MQAIPLVAGLMFGASDAAAIGATDVSLSGLGMRVVDRTSPPAGHVYYCAREPRACARHGQGAVILTQSSWKQLVSINSNVNHNIKPKADGRIDEWSVYVSAGDCEDYALTKQRELLSHGWPSDALLVTTAYLPDGTYHAVLVVRTDRGEFVLDNLNPLILPWQKVKYRWNKRQAVGNPHIWQTIAGAPKPRDGQSVARLRPAFEN
- a CDS encoding D-amino-acid transaminase, with amino-acid sequence MSRIVYVNGEYLPEEDAKISVFDRGFLFADGVYEVSTIIDGKLVDNGAHLARLERSLKELEMAAPCSMEELEAAQHEMLRRNDVKEGGLYLQVTRGAADRDFAFPKEAKPSLVMFTQARTVIDNPAAKTGISVASVPDIRWQRRDIKAVGLLPASMAKMAALKAGADDAWMVEDGYVTEGSSNNAHIVTKDGVLVTRALSNKILHGITRKAVLALAEETDITVVERSFTPEEVSEASEAFITSASMFVMPVTKFDGKPVGDGQPGPVSKRLRELYIAFARDSLS
- a CDS encoding TIGR03862 family flavoprotein, coding for MTAHRKNKVAIIGAGTAGLMAADRLSLARPDLAITLYDAMPSPARKILMAGKSGLNISHQEGIDAPERFLARYGEAAAFMAPLLAHFGPTQLVDWMKGLEQDLFVGSSGRLFPTCMKASPLLRALLGRLDGRGVTLQSRHRWLGWDEESALLFSTPEGSHSVHADAVLLSLGGPSWPRLGTDGSFVEALRARGLAIRPYRPANCGFDVEWPEAFSAQWAGQPVKSVRLSFGDQNVAGDFIITRHGIEGGPVYGLSAPLRNAIERDGQALLSIDLRPQLSVDQLAAKLSRPRGKQSLSNHLRKTIRLQGLQASLVKLLTDRETMQHPERLAKCLKALPLSLVRPRPLSEAISTAGGVSLEALDEHLMARALPGLFLAGEMLDWEAPTGGYLLTACLSQGLCAADGISAYLSR
- a CDS encoding cation diffusion facilitator family transporter, producing the protein MPFAPSKLTAMHLAIGSIFISLIVLAMKYAAYLLTHSVGLYSDALETVVNLTAAIGVVIAVWLSAKPADDNHPFGHHKAEYLSAVAEGVFIVLAALSIFREAYAGMMHPRQLDIHWLGLSLNAGAGVVNGLWAAVLVRQGRRMRSPALIADGKHLFTDIISSIGVLAGVGIAALTGLYWLDPLLAFAVGLSILWAGWGLLKGSMSGLMDEAIDETEQEQVRTIIMANADGAIEAHDLKTRHSGQVIFVEFHLVVPGAMSVDAAHDICDRIEQGLMDSMPHADVIIHIEPENKAHAPHSEGSMVF
- a CDS encoding acetyl-CoA hydrolase/transferase C-terminal domain-containing protein, giving the protein MGMYGTLEERIRCPFLMNKVKKVEEVLPMFKDGMNLGWSGFTPAGYPKAIPIALADHVEENNLQGKLRFNLFIGASVGAETEDRWASLDMIDRRWPYQTGKNIAKAINEGRIRMGDKHLSLFAQDLAYGYYTKDTQSGKLDLAIIEVSGITEDGGLIPSASVGVIPEIVQTCENIIIEVNTAMPSFEGMHDVMVLHAPPHREIIGITKADSRIGSTYVPCDPSKIVAIVESEYTDKGRALGGADDNSVAIANHLLDFFGAEVKAGRLPGNLLPLQSGVGSIANAVVSGLANGPFYDLSVYTEVLQDGMLDLFDSGRLQRASACSLSLSEKEGMPRFIKNREMYQDKIVLRPLSISNNPEVARRLGVIAMNTPIEIDMYGHANSTLINGTRIVNGIGGSGDFLRSGFLKIMHTPSSRPTKTDPTGISCIVPHAQHIDHTEHDLDIVVTEQGLADLRGLSPRDRAHAIINNCAHPDYKDILNEYFNKAEKDCLSRGVGHEPQLWDCVFKMQLNNALNGTMKINNWDVKLDLL